A window of Rattus norvegicus strain BN/NHsdMcwi chromosome 14, GRCr8, whole genome shotgun sequence contains these coding sequences:
- the Smr3b gene encoding SMR1 protein isoform X1, translated as MKSLYLIFGLWILIGCFQSGEGVRGPRRQHNPRRQQDPSTLPHYLGLQPDPNGGQIGVTITIPLNLQPPRVLVNLPGFITGPPLVVQGTTEYQYQWQLTAPDPTPLSNPPTQLHSTEQANTKTDAKISNTTATTQNSTDIFEGGGK; from the exons ATGAAGTCACTGTATTTGATCTTTGGCCTGTGGATCCTTATAGGCTGCTTCCAG TCAGGTGAGGGTGTCAGAGGCCCAAGAAGACAACATAATCCTAGAAGACAACAAGATCCTTCAACTCTTCCTCATTATCTTGGTCTTCAGCCTGATCCCAATGGTGGACAAATAGGAGTAACAATCACTATACCCTTAAATCTTCAACCACCTCGTGTTCTTGTTAATCTTCCCGGTTTTATCACTGGACCACCATTGGTTGTACAAGGTACCACTGAATATCAATATCAGTGGCAGCTAACTGCTCCAGACCCTACACCTCTAAGCAATCCTCCTACTCAACTTCATTCCACAGAAcaagcaaatacaaaaacagatgCCAAAATCTCCAACACTACTGCGACTACCCAAAATTCCACTGATATTTTTGAAGGTGGTGGCAAATAA
- the Smr3b gene encoding SMR1 protein precursor (The RefSeq protein has 2 substitutions compared to this genomic sequence), with amino-acid sequence MKSLYLIFGLWILLACFQSGEGVRGPRRQHNPRRQQDPSTLPHYLGLQPDPNGGQIGVTITIPLNLQPPRVLVNLPGFITGPPLVVQGTTEYQYQWQLTAPDPTPLSNPPTQLHSTEQANTKTDAKISNTTATTQNSTDIFEGGGK; translated from the exons ATGAAGTCACTGTATTTGATCTTTGGCCTGTGGATCCTTATAGGCTGCTTCCAG TCAGGTGAGGGTGTCAGAGGCCCAAGAAGACAACATAATCCTAGAAGACAACAAGATCCTTCAACTCTTCCTCATTATCTTGGTCTTCAGCCTGATCCCAATGGTGGACAAATAGGAGTAACAATCACTATACCCTTAAATCTTCAACCACCTCGTGTTCTTGTTAATCTTCCCGGTTTTATCACTGGACCACCATTGGTTGTACAAGGTACCACTGAATATCAATATCAGTGGCAGCTAACTGCTCCAGACCCTACACCTCTAAGCAATCCTCCTACTCAACTTCATTCCACAGAAcaagcaaatacaaaaacagatgCCAAAATCTCCAACACTACTGCGACTACCCAAAATTCCACTGATATTTTTGAAGGTGGTGGCAAATAA